The proteins below come from a single Zhouia spongiae genomic window:
- a CDS encoding aldehyde dehydrogenase family protein, producing MNNNILTNLNIHQPYYSFSTGVTEQISNGKTIQISSPTDGSLIGTVNLAEASDYQTVVTKAKEAFPVWRSLTAPQRGEIVRQYGEELRKEKENLGKLVSYEMGKSLQEGYGEVQEMIDICDFAVGLSRQLYGLQIHSERPNHRMFEQWHPLGIVGIISAFNFPVAVWSWNTALAWICGNVCIWKPSEKTPFSAIACQEIFKRVLERNDLPEGVSSVIIGDRSIGKLMASDTNISLVSATGSTRMGKNVAETVAGRLGKTILELGGNNAIVITEHADLTQAIPAIVFGAVGTAGQRCTSTRRLLIHESQYNTLRDKLVDAYRQIRIGNPLDENNHVGPLIDTDAVRNYQNTIQIAREQGGKICTGGNVLEGDMYRSGCYVEPAIIEASRDMEIVKHETFAPILYLMKYRTLEEAISIQNEVPQGLSSAIFTLNIREAETFLSAKGSDCGIANVNIGTSGAEIGGAFGGEKETGGGRESGSDAWKAYMRRQTCTVNYGTELPLAQGIKFNL from the coding sequence ATGAACAACAACATATTAACAAATTTAAATATACATCAACCATATTACAGTTTCAGTACCGGTGTTACAGAGCAAATCAGCAACGGGAAAACCATTCAGATTTCTTCTCCAACGGACGGGAGCCTTATCGGTACTGTTAACCTTGCTGAAGCATCAGATTATCAAACTGTCGTTACCAAGGCCAAAGAGGCTTTCCCTGTATGGCGATCGCTAACAGCACCTCAACGTGGTGAAATTGTACGCCAGTACGGAGAAGAGCTTCGAAAAGAAAAAGAAAACCTGGGTAAACTGGTAAGTTATGAAATGGGAAAAAGTTTACAGGAGGGCTATGGAGAGGTTCAGGAAATGATTGATATCTGCGATTTTGCCGTAGGGCTCTCGCGCCAACTCTACGGCTTGCAAATACATTCAGAACGCCCTAACCACAGAATGTTCGAGCAATGGCATCCGCTGGGTATCGTTGGTATTATATCTGCCTTTAATTTTCCCGTAGCTGTTTGGAGCTGGAATACAGCACTTGCCTGGATCTGTGGAAATGTCTGCATCTGGAAACCTTCTGAAAAAACTCCTTTCTCGGCAATTGCTTGTCAGGAAATTTTTAAGAGAGTTCTAGAACGTAATGATTTACCCGAAGGGGTTTCCAGTGTAATTATAGGTGATCGTTCTATTGGTAAATTAATGGCCTCCGATACCAATATCAGTTTAGTTTCTGCAACAGGATCTACCCGAATGGGAAAAAATGTAGCGGAAACCGTAGCCGGACGATTAGGAAAAACTATCCTGGAATTGGGGGGAAACAATGCCATCGTAATAACAGAACATGCCGATCTTACTCAGGCTATTCCTGCCATTGTTTTCGGAGCAGTCGGCACCGCCGGTCAACGCTGTACCAGTACAAGGCGACTTCTTATTCATGAAAGCCAATACAATACCTTAAGAGATAAACTGGTTGATGCTTACCGGCAAATCCGCATCGGGAATCCTCTTGATGAAAATAATCACGTAGGTCCGCTTATTGATACCGATGCTGTTAGAAACTATCAAAACACTATACAGATTGCCCGGGAACAGGGGGGAAAAATATGCACAGGTGGGAATGTACTGGAAGGGGACATGTATCGATCCGGATGCTATGTAGAGCCTGCCATTATTGAAGCCTCAAGAGATATGGAAATTGTAAAGCACGAGACCTTTGCACCGATTCTCTATTTAATGAAGTATCGAACGCTTGAGGAAGCAATCAGTATACAAAATGAAGTTCCTCAAGGGCTGTCATCGGCTATTTTCACATTAAATATCAGAGAAGCCGAAACTTTCTTATCCGCAAAAGGATCAGACTGTGGTATTGCCAATGTAAATATCGGGACTTCCGGAGCAGAAATCGGAGGAGCCTTTGGAGGTGAAAAAGAAACCGGTGGTGGCAGAGAAAGTGGTTCTGATGCCTGGAAAGCTTATATGAGAAGACAGACCTGTACGGTGAACTACGGTACTGAATTACCGCTAGCCCAAGGCATAAAGTTTAATTTATAA
- a CDS encoding DUF1338 domain-containing protein produces the protein MLQNKLDRIFKALFDPYLDSVPDVSKINKAMIEKGVIASENDIVNDHIAFRTLGVPNLGIASFEKIFLHYGYEKRDYYFFEEKKLNAHWYAPPKEHYPRIFISELRVGDLSKTTQDVISSYTDPIINDPLDKIDLDDPKAVGDFFYKPLWKLPSIEDYKALGNESEYAAWVIYNRYYLNHYTLSVHEFPEEYNTIEKFNAFLENIGITLNTAGGKIKISNDGLLKQSSSVAEVIEATFANGQKMKISGSYVEFAERLVLPEYQHLDPLDVRRKHRRDGFESANADKIFESTYNEQTKI, from the coding sequence ATGTTACAAAACAAGCTAGACCGGATTTTCAAGGCCCTTTTTGACCCCTATTTAGACAGCGTTCCAGATGTGTCTAAAATAAACAAAGCAATGATTGAAAAAGGAGTTATTGCTTCTGAAAACGATATTGTAAATGACCATATTGCTTTCAGAACTTTAGGTGTTCCAAACCTGGGGATCGCGTCCTTTGAAAAAATATTCCTTCATTACGGATACGAGAAACGCGATTACTATTTTTTTGAAGAAAAAAAGCTAAACGCCCATTGGTATGCCCCTCCAAAAGAACATTATCCGAGAATCTTCATTAGCGAACTAAGGGTCGGAGACCTGTCAAAAACAACACAGGATGTTATCAGTTCATATACCGATCCCATTATTAATGATCCGTTAGACAAAATCGATTTGGATGATCCGAAAGCTGTTGGCGATTTCTTCTATAAACCTCTCTGGAAATTACCAAGCATAGAAGATTATAAAGCTTTGGGCAATGAAAGCGAATATGCTGCCTGGGTTATTTACAACAGATATTATTTAAACCATTACACCCTCAGTGTTCACGAGTTTCCTGAAGAATATAACACTATTGAAAAGTTTAATGCTTTCCTGGAAAATATCGGCATCACCCTTAATACGGCCGGGGGAAAAATAAAAATAAGTAACGACGGCCTTCTAAAACAGAGTAGTTCTGTGGCAGAAGTTATCGAGGCCACATTTGCTAACGGTCAGAAAATGAAAATCTCAGGCAGTTATGTAGAATTTGCCGAACGCCTGGTTTTACCGGAATATCAACATTTGGATCCTCTGGATGTCAGACGCAAACACAGAAGAGATGGTTTCGAATCGGCCAATGCCGATAAAATTTTCGAAAGCACCTACAATGAACAAACCAAAATTTAG
- a CDS encoding RagB/SusD family nutrient uptake outer membrane protein encodes MKSIYKFYLLTIVLLGMISCDDKEFLNQSPPDSLTSDVYWRDVNDAEAGLVAAYSELESRSNFWDGWQEGRPVVEYFRSDYALPGPDASNYAHWMSIFNFTYDNAHTFLNVLWSTNYKGLNFANQVITNVSGMTSGQISDADKKRIVGEATFLRGYYHFKLLSLYEQIVLRDAMVTLDNIDKPLATRQEVWELILNDFSTAANMLPETLASEDLGRATKGAALAYLGKAYLYKAGDPTSSTADDFSNAAAAFKQIVDAGTYQLEPDFLSIFNGENENNQESVFELQFKSGDATSWNATRLHAFIGDWCIGGWGGLEASYALVNEMKKEGQIANNGLYDNRLYGTLYFKDPYYNNTDTNEMQGYTWDVLVADTYGSADAKDNAAYFRKWLPNYVWNNSYIGLNVVLMRYADVLLMYAESLNETGNTAEAVNIINNIRDIHGNMPAVSATTQAEVRTQIMHERTMELTLESTRFFDLRRWGKLDEAMQAAGRTGFSADKHSYFPVPLTEIQANPEVN; translated from the coding sequence ATGAAATCTATATATAAGTTCTATTTATTAACAATTGTATTGCTGGGTATGATTTCCTGCGATGACAAAGAGTTTTTGAATCAATCCCCTCCGGACAGTTTAACCTCTGATGTGTACTGGAGAGATGTGAATGATGCCGAGGCCGGTTTGGTTGCCGCATATTCCGAATTGGAATCGAGAAGTAATTTCTGGGACGGATGGCAGGAAGGGCGCCCTGTTGTTGAGTATTTCAGGTCTGATTATGCTTTACCGGGGCCGGATGCCAGTAATTATGCACACTGGATGTCTATATTCAATTTTACTTATGACAATGCCCATACCTTTCTTAATGTATTGTGGTCTACCAATTATAAGGGCCTGAATTTTGCAAATCAGGTGATTACTAATGTAAGCGGGATGACATCAGGACAAATCTCCGATGCAGATAAAAAACGTATTGTCGGGGAAGCTACTTTTTTAAGGGGATATTATCACTTCAAATTACTTTCTCTGTACGAACAAATTGTATTAAGGGATGCCATGGTAACTCTTGATAACATCGATAAGCCCCTGGCAACAAGACAGGAAGTATGGGAATTAATTTTAAACGATTTCAGTACTGCAGCAAATATGTTACCTGAAACCCTTGCATCGGAAGATCTGGGAAGAGCGACCAAAGGCGCTGCTTTAGCATACCTTGGTAAAGCTTACTTATACAAGGCAGGAGACCCAACCTCATCAACAGCCGACGATTTTTCGAATGCAGCCGCCGCTTTTAAGCAAATTGTAGATGCCGGAACCTATCAGCTGGAACCGGACTTCTTAAGCATTTTCAACGGAGAAAATGAAAACAATCAGGAGTCTGTTTTTGAACTTCAATTCAAAAGTGGTGACGCGACTTCATGGAATGCCACCAGGCTACATGCCTTTATCGGTGATTGGTGTATCGGAGGCTGGGGAGGCCTGGAAGCTTCTTATGCTTTGGTTAACGAAATGAAAAAAGAAGGGCAAATTGCCAATAACGGTTTATACGACAACAGGTTATATGGCACCTTGTATTTTAAAGACCCTTATTACAACAATACAGATACCAATGAGATGCAAGGATACACATGGGATGTGCTGGTGGCCGATACTTATGGATCTGCAGACGCCAAGGATAACGCTGCCTATTTCAGGAAATGGCTCCCTAATTATGTCTGGAACAACAGTTATATCGGCCTTAATGTTGTATTAATGCGCTATGCTGATGTTTTATTGATGTATGCCGAGTCGCTGAACGAAACGGGAAATACTGCCGAGGCCGTTAATATCATCAATAACATCAGGGATATTCATGGAAATATGCCTGCTGTCTCTGCTACTACACAAGCAGAAGTCCGCACCCAAATCATGCATGAACGCACCATGGAACTCACCCTGGAATCTACCAGATTCTTTGATCTGCGAAGATGGGGAAAACTGGACGAAGCAATGCAGGCGGCCGGAAGAACAGGATTCAGTGCTGATAAACATTCGTATTTCCCGGTTCCTTTAACAGAAATTCAGGCAAATCCGGAAGTTAATTAG
- a CDS encoding SusC/RagA family TonB-linked outer membrane protein: MKSKFNEFLMRYGENILMNMMRAFIFLCCLTTFAFSTKAGFSQNSKIIIKADSKLTVEEVFDLIKNQTEHTFIYRSDLFKNAPKVTVKKGTIKTQTLLEKSLSYGNFNYSFTSNGAILLEKKSFTSAIRPQLIISGQVTDNTGAPLPGATVSVKGNESVGTQTDFDGKYSLQVPDNNTILIFRFLGFKTQEVAIGSSTVIDISLEEDAQSLDEIVVVGYGTQKKSDVTGAISTVKSEDLTQVVTTSPTDALQGRVSGVNVTSSGSPGSTADVTIRGFGSFGNNQPLYIVDGVQADPYYIDPNNIASMEVLKDAASGAIYGTKAANGVIIITTKKGKSGKPRIEINSSYSINSPSEKMKLLDAEGYVSVHRQMYENAGAALPQYITNPPAVNTDWIDATHRDGALHVFNARISGASDNINYSIGGNYADENGLLIGSEFTKKGLTANIGVTKGKLKINTNLNYSETYRENYKFSLRETYQISPLIPVYDENKQSGYGYRDGDIPDHRNPIAEDFYLNSYAKSKYFLGNIGLSYEIIEGLTAKANLSVSNTNTYGFNFNRPFRARDVQEEGREFAFISEQNSESRRINQEFFLTYDFTVKDHSVGLLAGYQRIREPYRTTYAQAEGYKIEKDEDGNEMKVPADILDPSFNTLNAFSDGTYSASGTNAEYRLASQFGRVNYALKDRYLVQASIRRDGSSKFGKKNQYGYFPSFALGWKISEENFMKNQDIFDFLKARYSWGQSGNDSALGYYDFVALIASGKSQDDGGYVFGNPQTSHQGSIARELQNDYLKWETNTSANIGIDFRSLGDKLQGAINYYKSATESLLITKVIQPSAGILSPVVNVGEFENSGLEFELGYDNKEHAFKYGAYATFTTINSEVTKLSDQNQVLYGVGLKFGSDHFVNQTKVGHEPGAFFLPVADGIFQNQAEIDAHNLNGTPIQPDAQPGDIRFIDQNNDGTIDDSDAVYQGTAIPKFEYSLNLNAGYKNFDFNIFFQGVGGNKVYNGNSFEMLGMDSGRNFRSETLNAWTPSNTDTSIPRAVLGDPNGNNRASTRFLHDGDYLRIKTIQLGYSIPQKVLNAIMVDKARLYVTGQNLFTFSNYDGLDPEVGGNILSRGIDRSLYPRSKSFILGVQLQF; this comes from the coding sequence ATGAAATCTAAATTTAACGAATTCCTTATGCGATATGGGGAAAACATTTTAATGAACATGATGAGAGCATTTATTTTCTTATGTTGTTTAACGACTTTTGCTTTTAGTACTAAAGCAGGTTTTTCTCAGAATTCAAAGATCATTATCAAAGCCGATTCGAAACTTACCGTCGAAGAGGTCTTTGACCTTATTAAGAATCAGACTGAACATACTTTTATTTACAGGTCTGATCTGTTTAAGAATGCACCTAAAGTAACGGTTAAAAAGGGAACGATTAAAACACAAACTCTTCTGGAAAAGAGTTTGTCTTACGGAAATTTTAATTATTCCTTTACCTCGAACGGAGCTATCCTTTTAGAAAAAAAGTCCTTTACGAGTGCTATTAGGCCTCAACTCATTATTTCCGGTCAGGTAACCGATAATACAGGAGCCCCTTTACCCGGAGCGACGGTATCCGTTAAAGGGAATGAATCTGTAGGAACGCAAACTGATTTTGACGGTAAATACTCGCTACAAGTTCCTGATAACAATACGATCCTCATATTCCGGTTCTTGGGTTTTAAAACGCAAGAAGTGGCCATCGGCTCTTCAACCGTTATTGATATCTCTCTTGAAGAAGACGCACAAAGCCTGGATGAAATTGTTGTGGTGGGTTATGGAACTCAAAAGAAAAGCGATGTAACAGGAGCTATCAGCACTGTAAAAAGTGAAGATCTGACCCAGGTGGTAACCACCAGTCCGACGGATGCATTGCAAGGAAGGGTTTCCGGAGTTAACGTAACTTCATCGGGAAGTCCGGGTTCTACCGCAGATGTTACTATCAGGGGGTTTGGTTCTTTTGGGAATAATCAACCCTTGTACATAGTCGATGGGGTTCAGGCAGATCCTTATTATATAGACCCTAATAATATTGCCTCCATGGAAGTTCTGAAAGACGCTGCTTCAGGGGCCATTTACGGAACCAAAGCAGCCAATGGCGTTATTATTATCACTACTAAAAAAGGAAAATCCGGAAAACCGAGAATCGAGATCAATTCTTCATACAGTATCAATAGTCCGAGTGAAAAGATGAAGCTTCTGGATGCGGAGGGTTATGTAAGTGTACACCGGCAAATGTATGAAAATGCCGGGGCTGCATTGCCACAATATATCACCAATCCTCCTGCAGTAAATACCGACTGGATAGATGCTACGCACAGAGACGGCGCCTTGCACGTTTTCAATGCCAGGATAAGCGGGGCTTCCGACAATATCAACTATAGCATTGGCGGAAATTATGCTGATGAGAACGGACTTTTAATAGGGTCCGAATTCACAAAAAAAGGGCTTACAGCTAATATCGGGGTAACCAAAGGAAAATTAAAGATAAACACCAACCTGAACTATAGTGAAACGTACAGGGAAAATTATAAATTCTCTTTACGTGAAACATACCAGATATCCCCCCTGATCCCTGTCTATGACGAAAACAAGCAATCGGGATATGGATACAGAGACGGAGATATTCCCGATCACAGAAACCCGATAGCTGAAGATTTTTACTTAAACAGCTACGCCAAATCCAAATACTTTTTAGGAAATATCGGATTGAGCTATGAAATTATAGAAGGATTAACCGCAAAAGCCAATTTATCTGTTTCGAATACGAACACTTATGGTTTTAATTTTAACAGACCTTTCAGAGCCAGGGATGTACAGGAAGAAGGCCGGGAATTTGCTTTCATCTCTGAACAGAATAGTGAGTCGAGAAGAATTAACCAGGAGTTCTTTCTGACTTATGACTTTACCGTAAAAGATCATTCTGTTGGTCTATTGGCCGGGTACCAGCGAATTAGAGAACCGTACAGAACTACCTATGCCCAGGCGGAAGGCTATAAAATAGAAAAAGATGAAGATGGTAACGAGATGAAAGTGCCTGCCGATATATTGGATCCTTCTTTTAATACATTAAATGCATTTTCCGACGGAACGTATTCTGCTTCCGGAACCAATGCAGAATATAGATTAGCCTCACAATTCGGACGTGTTAATTATGCATTGAAAGATCGTTATTTGGTGCAAGCCAGTATCCGTAGGGACGGTAGTTCCAAATTCGGTAAAAAGAACCAATACGGCTACTTCCCTTCTTTTGCATTAGGGTGGAAAATAAGCGAGGAAAACTTTATGAAAAACCAGGATATCTTCGATTTCTTAAAGGCGCGCTATAGCTGGGGACAGTCAGGTAATGATTCAGCCCTGGGGTATTATGATTTTGTTGCATTGATTGCATCCGGTAAGAGTCAGGACGACGGAGGTTATGTGTTCGGAAACCCGCAAACCTCTCATCAGGGAAGTATTGCAAGAGAACTGCAAAATGATTATTTAAAATGGGAAACCAATACCTCTGCCAACATTGGTATAGATTTCAGAAGTTTGGGAGATAAACTGCAGGGAGCCATCAATTACTACAAAAGCGCTACAGAAAGTTTATTGATTACAAAAGTAATACAGCCATCTGCCGGTATCTTAAGTCCGGTAGTTAATGTCGGAGAATTTGAAAACAGTGGCCTGGAATTCGAACTCGGATACGACAATAAAGAACATGCCTTTAAGTATGGTGCTTATGCTACCTTTACTACTATTAATAGTGAAGTGACAAAACTAAGCGACCAAAATCAGGTGCTGTACGGTGTAGGTCTTAAATTCGGATCTGACCATTTTGTTAACCAGACCAAAGTAGGGCACGAGCCCGGAGCTTTCTTTTTACCTGTGGCTGATGGCATTTTCCAGAATCAGGCGGAAATTGATGCCCATAACCTGAACGGAACTCCGATCCAGCCGGATGCGCAACCGGGCGATATTCGTTTTATCGACCAGAATAACGATGGTACTATTGACGATAGCGATGCTGTTTACCAGGGAACTGCCATTCCTAAATTCGAATACAGCTTAAACCTGAACGCCGGTTATAAGAACTTCGATTTCAATATATTCTTTCAGGGAGTCGGAGGAAACAAAGTCTACAACGGAAACAGTTTTGAAATGCTGGGAATGGATAGCGGCCGTAACTTCAGAAGTGAAACCTTAAATGCATGGACCCCATCTAACACCGATACCAGTATTCCAAGAGCTGTTTTAGGAGACCCGAATGGTAACAACAGGGCTTCTACCAGATTTTTACATGATGGTGACTACCTAAGGATCAAAACCATTCAGTTGGGATATTCAATACCTCAAAAGGTTCTAAATGCTATTATGGTTGATAAAGCCAGGCTCTATGTAACCGGACAAAACCTTTTTACATTTAGTAATTACGATGGTTTGGATCCGGAAGTCGGAGGAAACATTTTATCGAGAGGTATCGACAGAAGTTTATATCCAAGAAGCAAATCGTTCATTTTGGGTGTTCAATTACAATTTTAA
- a CDS encoding FecR family protein, which translates to MEFKLIIKKIHNELTAEEQVEFDRWYAESEKHRSYFKNVSENYRKPPGKIDVEKAYHKIIPRLTGRKTLLRYTAVAAAAVIAAIIAIPFFVQKENIETSVPVTKTESQIKIGTDKAVLTLDDGTRVALEKGSSYKSNNASSNGSELVYDPAGTPEPVITYNTLTIPRGGQFFITLADGTKVWLNSETELKYPVNFIKGKPRKVELVYGEAYFDVSPGSQHNGSTFLVTSQNQNIEVLGTEFNVRAYKSDSYIATTLVEGKVTVGHQDLIKELTPGNQSKLNLATHTIQISPVDIQDEISWKEGLFSFKNKTLEEIMLQLSRWYNVAIEIENTEAGRTKFNGVFNKNQHLENILLIIENTNEAKFEKIENKIIMK; encoded by the coding sequence ATGGAGTTTAAACTCATCATAAAAAAAATTCATAATGAGCTTACTGCTGAAGAGCAGGTTGAATTTGACAGATGGTATGCCGAATCTGAGAAACATAGATCATACTTTAAAAATGTTTCTGAAAATTACAGAAAGCCCCCCGGTAAGATCGATGTAGAGAAAGCCTACCATAAAATAATCCCAAGACTTACCGGAAGAAAAACACTTTTGCGCTATACCGCCGTTGCTGCAGCGGCTGTTATAGCCGCTATAATAGCGATTCCTTTCTTTGTTCAAAAAGAAAACATAGAAACATCGGTTCCTGTTACCAAAACTGAAAGCCAGATAAAAATAGGCACGGACAAAGCCGTTCTCACGCTTGATGACGGTACCCGTGTTGCTTTGGAAAAAGGCTCGAGTTATAAAAGCAATAATGCATCGAGCAACGGTAGTGAACTTGTTTATGACCCCGCAGGCACTCCTGAACCTGTAATTACATATAATACATTAACAATTCCCAGAGGAGGACAGTTTTTTATAACGCTTGCCGACGGAACCAAAGTCTGGCTTAATTCGGAAACAGAACTCAAATATCCGGTAAACTTTATCAAAGGGAAACCCAGAAAAGTCGAATTGGTTTATGGAGAAGCATACTTCGATGTATCTCCCGGCTCTCAACATAACGGCTCAACATTTTTAGTTACATCCCAAAATCAAAACATTGAAGTTCTCGGAACAGAATTCAACGTCAGAGCCTACAAAAGTGATTCCTATATAGCCACCACGCTGGTAGAAGGAAAGGTAACTGTCGGACATCAGGATCTAATAAAAGAACTAACTCCCGGAAATCAGTCAAAACTTAACCTGGCCACACACACTATTCAAATTTCCCCTGTAGACATCCAGGATGAAATTTCATGGAAAGAAGGACTGTTTAGTTTTAAAAACAAGACTTTAGAAGAAATCATGTTACAGCTGTCGAGGTGGTATAATGTAGCTATTGAAATTGAAAACACTGAAGCAGGAAGAACCAAATTTAATGGTGTTTTCAACAAAAACCAACACCTGGAAAATATTCTTTTAATCATAGAAAACACGAATGAAGCAAAATTTGAAAAAATAGAAAACAAAATCATTATGAAGTAA
- a CDS encoding RNA polymerase sigma-70 factor: protein MSQRFILTEIKKKNQKVFKKLFSDLYEELVVYANGYLFDKNSSEDIVQEAFIYLWEQAENLHIRDSIKSYMYVMIRNRCLNYLKSIKVRDSLHILDLNTVIIGNHDLDAFSQHDRQIIQVQLQKVITELPFKMQEIVRLRFISNYKYSEIADELGISVNTVKTQLKRAKTKISASITPLLILLLQSFH from the coding sequence TTGAGTCAACGATTCATTTTAACCGAAATAAAGAAAAAGAATCAGAAGGTTTTTAAGAAACTATTCAGTGATCTCTATGAAGAATTGGTTGTTTATGCCAACGGATACCTCTTTGATAAAAACTCAAGTGAAGATATTGTTCAGGAAGCATTCATTTATTTATGGGAGCAGGCAGAAAATCTGCATATAAGGGATTCTATTAAATCGTATATGTATGTTATGATCCGCAACAGATGCCTCAACTATCTGAAATCGATCAAAGTTCGGGACTCCTTACACATTCTCGACCTAAATACCGTTATAATAGGCAACCATGATCTGGATGCATTCTCACAGCACGACAGACAAATCATCCAGGTTCAGCTTCAGAAGGTAATCACAGAATTGCCTTTTAAAATGCAGGAGATCGTTCGTTTGCGTTTTATAAGTAATTATAAATACAGTGAAATTGCGGATGAACTTGGGATATCTGTCAATACGGTAAAAACACAATTAAAAAGAGCCAAGACCAAGATTTCAGCTTCCATTACACCTCTTTTGATCCTCCTGTTACAAAGCTTTCACTAA